One window of Mauremys mutica isolate MM-2020 ecotype Southern chromosome 6, ASM2049712v1, whole genome shotgun sequence genomic DNA carries:
- the ST8SIA3 gene encoding sia-alpha-2,3-Gal-beta-1,4-GlcNAc-R:alpha 2,8-sialyltransferase isoform X2 yields MRAPSTDMPARGCPECTCSMLDSGPGSGAGCWRLPAGRSLSVVLIYALNLPIYLTSIPARSQFALKFLDPSFVPITNSLTHELQEKPSKWTFNRTAFLHQRQGILQHVDVIKNFSLTKNSVRIGQLMHYDYSSHKYVFSISNNFRSLLPDVSPVLNKHYNICAVVGNSGILTGSQCGQEIDKSDFVFRCNFAPTEAFQKDVGRKTNLTTFNPSILEKYYNNLLTIQDRNNFFLSLKKLDGAILWIPAFFFHTSATVTRTLVDFFVEHRGQLKVQLAWPGNIMQHVNRYWKNKHLSPKRLSTGILMYTLASAICEEIHLYGFWPFGFDPNTREDLPYHYYDKKGTKFTTKWQESHQLPAEFQLLYKMHGEGLTKLTLSHCA; encoded by the exons ATGAGAGCTCCTTCAACAG ATATGCCAGCTCGGGGGTGCCCAGAATGTACATGTTCCATGCTGGATTCAG GCCCAGGGAGCggggctggctgctggaggctGCCTGCTGGTCGATCGCTGTCCGTGGTGCTGATTTACGCTCTGAACCTGCCCATCTATTTGACTTCAATTCCAGCACG GTCCCAGTTTGCACTGAAGTTTCTGGACCCTTCATTTGTACCAATTACAAATTCGTTGACACACGAGCTGCAGGAAAAGCCTTCCAAATGGACGTTTAATAGAACAGCATTCTTACATCAAAG gcAAGGAATTCTCCAGCATGTTGATGTAATAAAAAATTTTTCTTTGACCAAGAATAGTGTTCGGATTGGACAGCTGATGCATTATGATTATTCCAGCCATAAGTATGTTTTCTCTATTAGCAATAACTTCAGATCACTGCTTCCAGATGTCTCACCTGTCTTGAATAAGCATTATAACATTTGTGCTGTTGTTGGAAATAGTGGAATCCTTACAGGGAGTCAGTGTGGACAAGAAATAGATAAGTCTGATTTTGTTTTTCGTTGCAACTTTGCTCCAACTGAGGCTTTCCAAAAAGATGTTGGAAGGAAAACCAACCTTACAACCTTCAATCCCAGCATCCTGGAAAAGTATTACAACAATCTTTTGACCATTCAGGATCGCAATAACTTTTTTCTAAGTTTAAAAAAGCTTGATGGGGCCATTCTTTGGATCCCAGCTTTTTTCTTCCACACTTCAGCAACTGTTACAAGAACATTGGTTGACTTCTTTGTTGAGCATAGAGGGCAATTAAAGGTCCAGCTGGCTTGGCCAGGAAATATAATGCAGCATGTCAACAG GTactggaaaaataaacatttgtcACCCAAGCGACTGAGCACAGGTATTCTTATGTATACCCTTGCTTCTGCAATATGTGAAGAGATCCACTTGTATGGGTTTTGGCCATTTGGATTTGATCCTAACACCAGGGAAGACCTCCCATACCATTACTACGATAAAAAAGGAACAAAGTTCACTACCAAGTGGCAGGAGTCCCACCAGCTGCCTGCAGAATTCCAGCTGCTCTACAAAATGCATGGTGAAGGACTAACTAAACTGACTTTGTCACATTGTGCCTAA
- the ST8SIA3 gene encoding sia-alpha-2,3-Gal-beta-1,4-GlcNAc-R:alpha 2,8-sialyltransferase isoform X1 — MRNCKMVRVASVLGLVMLSVALLILSLISYVSLKKDNIFTTPRYASSGVPRMYMFHAGFRSQFALKFLDPSFVPITNSLTHELQEKPSKWTFNRTAFLHQRQGILQHVDVIKNFSLTKNSVRIGQLMHYDYSSHKYVFSISNNFRSLLPDVSPVLNKHYNICAVVGNSGILTGSQCGQEIDKSDFVFRCNFAPTEAFQKDVGRKTNLTTFNPSILEKYYNNLLTIQDRNNFFLSLKKLDGAILWIPAFFFHTSATVTRTLVDFFVEHRGQLKVQLAWPGNIMQHVNRYWKNKHLSPKRLSTGILMYTLASAICEEIHLYGFWPFGFDPNTREDLPYHYYDKKGTKFTTKWQESHQLPAEFQLLYKMHGEGLTKLTLSHCA; from the exons ATGAGAAATTGCAAAATGGTCCGGGTGGCTAGTGTGCTGGGGCTGGTGATGCTCAGCGTGGCTCTGCTGATCTTATCCCTCATCAGCTACGTGTCCCTGAAAAAGGACAATATCTTCACCACCCCCAGATATGCCAGCTCGGGGGTGCCCAGAATGTACATGTTCCATGCTGGATTCAG GTCCCAGTTTGCACTGAAGTTTCTGGACCCTTCATTTGTACCAATTACAAATTCGTTGACACACGAGCTGCAGGAAAAGCCTTCCAAATGGACGTTTAATAGAACAGCATTCTTACATCAAAG gcAAGGAATTCTCCAGCATGTTGATGTAATAAAAAATTTTTCTTTGACCAAGAATAGTGTTCGGATTGGACAGCTGATGCATTATGATTATTCCAGCCATAAGTATGTTTTCTCTATTAGCAATAACTTCAGATCACTGCTTCCAGATGTCTCACCTGTCTTGAATAAGCATTATAACATTTGTGCTGTTGTTGGAAATAGTGGAATCCTTACAGGGAGTCAGTGTGGACAAGAAATAGATAAGTCTGATTTTGTTTTTCGTTGCAACTTTGCTCCAACTGAGGCTTTCCAAAAAGATGTTGGAAGGAAAACCAACCTTACAACCTTCAATCCCAGCATCCTGGAAAAGTATTACAACAATCTTTTGACCATTCAGGATCGCAATAACTTTTTTCTAAGTTTAAAAAAGCTTGATGGGGCCATTCTTTGGATCCCAGCTTTTTTCTTCCACACTTCAGCAACTGTTACAAGAACATTGGTTGACTTCTTTGTTGAGCATAGAGGGCAATTAAAGGTCCAGCTGGCTTGGCCAGGAAATATAATGCAGCATGTCAACAG GTactggaaaaataaacatttgtcACCCAAGCGACTGAGCACAGGTATTCTTATGTATACCCTTGCTTCTGCAATATGTGAAGAGATCCACTTGTATGGGTTTTGGCCATTTGGATTTGATCCTAACACCAGGGAAGACCTCCCATACCATTACTACGATAAAAAAGGAACAAAGTTCACTACCAAGTGGCAGGAGTCCCACCAGCTGCCTGCAGAATTCCAGCTGCTCTACAAAATGCATGGTGAAGGACTAACTAAACTGACTTTGTCACATTGTGCCTAA